A window of Nocardiopsis sp. Huas11 genomic DNA:
GTGGGGTGAACCCGTGTGCTGGCCTGGGGTCGGTGGGCCCGTATGGCTCCTGGTGTGCTCGCCGGTCCGGCTACGGCACCGGCGCCTTCACCGGAACCGGCCCGCCCCGCAGCAGTGACGCGGTGGCCTCGGCCGCCGCCTTGGCCACGTCCGGGAACACCGACTGGTAAGTGTCCTGGGTGAAGTGGGTAGTCGCGTGACCCAGCTCGTTGGAGACCACCTTCACGTCCGTTCCCGCGGCGAGCGCGAGCGAGGCGGCCCCGTGGCGCAGCCCGTGCAGCGTGATCGGCGGCAACCCCGCCGCCCGGGAGATGCGCAGGAACCAGTCACTGACCTGGGCTGGATGCCACCCCGTGCCGTCCTGGCGGGTGAACGCCAACCCCGTGTCCTGCCAGTCCTTCCCTGCTTGGAGTCGGGCCTCGTTTTGGAACCGCTTCCAAGCCCGCAAGACCTTGATCGTGTCGGTGTCCAGGGTGATGGTGCGCTGGCCCGCCGCGCTCTTCGGCGTCGACGTCACCGTCTCCCACGCCAACTGGACCATCTGGACCCGGATATCGACCTGCCCGTCCGTCAGGCGGGTGTTGGACCACGGTAGCCCGACCGCTTCACCGCGTCGGAGCCCTTTGGCAGCGATGAGGTGGAACATCGCATACAGCCGCCGGTACTTGCGGGCGTGCGACAAGAAAGCGCGGGTCTGCTCGGGGGTCCACACCATCACCTCCCCCGGCACCACCCCGTCCGCCTTCCACTGGCGAACCCGGTCCGGTGTCCACACCAGGGGCCGTTTCCTCGGACACGACGGAAGCCGTGCGTGCGAGGCGATGTTCACCGACACGGGTAGATCCGGGCGGCGCACCGCATCCGACAAGGCGCTGCGCAGCGTGGCGCGGATCCGGTGCTTGGTGGACAGCGAGATCACCCGCTGGCCGCGCACCGACGCCTTCACCCTGGCGTCGTCGGACTCGCGGCACTCCAGGATGTGGACGTTGGCCTCCTCAATCTGGGCGAACATCGCCTCGGCGTGGCGGGCCTGGAGCTTGTCCACACGCAGCCGGCCCAGGTGCGGCACGAGGTACTTGCGGATGTGCCCGGCGTAGGAGGCCCGGGTCCCCTCCGCGAGATCGGGCTTGCCCTCCAACCACTCGGCCAGCCATACGGCGACGGTGGGTGGTTCGGTGCGCACGTCCACCGACATCGCGACCTTCTTGCGCACCTCCTCCACCTCCGGGAGCGGACGGCGCTGCTTCAACGCCTTCTGCACCAGGTCCGCGATCTGGACCTCGACCACCGGGTCCTTCTCCGCCAGGCCGATCAGCGCCTTGACATGCTCCAACCCTTCACGGGCCTGGTCGTGGGAGGCGAGCCCGACCCGCCGGGCCTGACGGCGCCCACCCTCCGCAGTCGGAGGGAGCTCGTACTGGAACGCCCACGCCCCATGAGCCGGATTCCAGCCCCCGCCCTTGCGCTTGAGCTGGGAACACTTTGCCCCGAGGGCCCTGCCTGTTGCCTCGTCGCGGCACCCGCACCGTTTGAACGTGGACCCCTCACGTGATGCCATCTATGACCTCACCTTCGTCTCGGTGTTCTCACGCGCCCCGCATCCGGTACAACAGCCGCCCACCGGCAGCCCGAGGTAGGCGAGCACCCCGGCGGTCGGGACCACCCACGTCCTTCCGACCCGACGGGCGGGAACGGGGAAGGCCCCTTGGCGGAGGAGTTGGTAGGTGATGGTCCGCGTCCCTGGGCAACGGAGAGAGCGCGCTGGACGACCTCCAGGAAGCTACGGCCCTGCGTGAGAACCTGAGCCCGGACGACCCCTGGACGGCCTCGGTGGTCTGATGCGCTTCGCGCACTGCCGCCAGCTCTACTACGGAGCCGAAACGCAGATCTGGATCCCCGGGCGTGAGGAACAGGCCCAGCAGGTCGCCCAGGAGGCTGTGAACCTCTACGAAGCCGCGGCCTCTGAGGGATCTGACGACTGGGCCTACCAGGACGAGGCCGGAGCCCGCGCCGACCTCAGTTACTCCCGAGTGTCACTGGGAGAGATCGAAGGTGCCACGCAAGCCCTCGGACCGGTGCTGGATCTGCCCGCCACCAAGCGGGTGGCCGGAGTGGTGAACAGCGTCATGCGCGTACACGGCGCCCTGCGCGGCCCGGACTACACCGGAAGCAAGACCGTCGCCCGGCTCCGTCAGGAGATCGAGTCCTACAGCCAGACCCCCGCCTCAGCGCTGACAACGGGCCGCTAGTGTTCTGAGTCGTTAATTCGATGAAGATACGCGGCGATGGTTTCGAAGATCTCCTCGGCCGTCTTGGTCCACACGAACGGCCGGGGGTTCTCGTTCCAGGTATCGATCCACCCCTGGAGTGCGTGCTCCAGATCGCTGACCGAGGTGCAGGACCCCCGCCGGATCATCCTGCGGGTGATCTCGGCGAAGAACCGCTCCACCAGGTTCAGCCAACTGGAGTAGGTCGGGATGAAGTGCAGGTGGAAGCGGGGATGGGCCAGCAGCCAGTCCTTGACGATCGGCGCCTTGTGCGTGCCGTAGTTGTCCACGATGAGGTGGACATCCAGC
This region includes:
- a CDS encoding site-specific integrase, which produces MASREGSTFKRCGCRDEATGRALGAKCSQLKRKGGGWNPAHGAWAFQYELPPTAEGGRRQARRVGLASHDQAREGLEHVKALIGLAEKDPVVEVQIADLVQKALKQRRPLPEVEEVRKKVAMSVDVRTEPPTVAVWLAEWLEGKPDLAEGTRASYAGHIRKYLVPHLGRLRVDKLQARHAEAMFAQIEEANVHILECRESDDARVKASVRGQRVISLSTKHRIRATLRSALSDAVRRPDLPVSVNIASHARLPSCPRKRPLVWTPDRVRQWKADGVVPGEVMVWTPEQTRAFLSHARKYRRLYAMFHLIAAKGLRRGEAVGLPWSNTRLTDGQVDIRVQMVQLAWETVTSTPKSAAGQRTITLDTDTIKVLRAWKRFQNEARLQAGKDWQDTGLAFTRQDGTGWHPAQVSDWFLRISRAAGLPPITLHGLRHGAASLALAAGTDVKVVSNELGHATTHFTQDTYQSVFPDVAKAAAEATASLLRGGPVPVKAPVP